In Campylobacterota bacterium, one DNA window encodes the following:
- a CDS encoding ATP-binding cassette domain-containing protein: MLEIVNLSKTLGKHAILHDVTFSIQQARMIAFLGPNGAGKTTLFKTIIGLHQTPPADLNNKKNVVMFDGQVINSWPVHQRVAHGLLYLPQNTSLFLQMSVTDNLKLVFLYHPFWQNKTEEEFNQHVATLLAETNLTPVQNKKAHMLSGGQKRKLEVVRSLLMNPKLLLLDEPFAGVDPKSIYELKKIFAQMVARGITVVISDHHVEQLLSIAQTVFVMLDGKIVTSGTLQEILQNRYTKETYLGSQFYEEMSDRFLTK, from the coding sequence ATGCTTGAAATTGTCAACCTCAGCAAAACACTTGGCAAGCATGCTATCCTGCATGATGTAACCTTCAGCATACAACAGGCTCGTATGATTGCCTTTCTTGGGCCAAACGGTGCGGGCAAAACAACGCTGTTTAAAACCATTATTGGCCTGCATCAAACGCCACCTGCAGACCTAAACAATAAAAAAAATGTTGTCATGTTTGATGGGCAAGTCATCAACTCCTGGCCCGTTCACCAGCGTGTTGCGCACGGCTTGTTGTACCTGCCACAAAACACATCACTTTTTTTACAGATGAGTGTAACCGATAACCTCAAGCTCGTTTTTTTGTACCATCCTTTTTGGCAGAACAAAACTGAAGAAGAGTTTAATCAGCACGTAGCAACACTGCTTGCTGAAACAAATCTAACTCCAGTACAAAACAAAAAAGCACATATGCTCTCTGGTGGGCAAAAGCGTAAACTTGAGGTGGTACGCAGCCTATTGATGAATCCAAAGCTATTGCTGCTTGACGAACCATTTGCAGGCGTTGATCCAAAATCGATTTATGAACTCAAAAAAATCTTTGCTCAGATGGTTGCTCGTGGCATCACGGTTGTGATCTCTGATCATCACGTTGAACAGCTACTCTCAATCGCTCAAACCGTCTTTGTTATGCTTGATGGAAAAATCGTCACATCAGGTACACTTCAAGAAATTTTGCAAAACCGTTATACTAAAGAAACATATCTAGGTTCTCAATTTTATGAGGAAATGTCTGACCGCTTTTTAACAAAATAA
- the der gene encoding ribosome biogenesis GTPase Der, with the protein MTKKVSLPTVLLVGRTNVGKSTLFNRLIDDKKSIVYEQEGVTRDYLHETMTWDGKTFDLIDTGGFSLARGKDEITSLVEQRVRQQLTICNVIVFVCDGKNGMIEHDRLIARELHKLKKPVLLVINKADNRNAFSENIHEFQALGFKTIIPVSALHGSGIRDLLDTVVAQLPARAQTQYLSAKPEYKVVILGKPNVGKSSLTNLLMRQDRAIVSDIAGTTREAISEMIYHAQDLFELTDTPGVRKQKKVRDDELEGMMVKSALRAVRDADVVILMIDTTQGTVSDQELKLLFYAYEQKKMVMVLFNKTDILDDYNKSTLLSTLDEYEFIFRRIPQLWISCMSKKNVSRIYGELAKMRERCTQNFNSIQVDELIKAALGRHPLMHNKMKLRVHKVKAIPSHIPTFDMKVNFPEWFGESEIACLENILRKNFDLKGCPISITVHT; encoded by the coding sequence ATGACTAAAAAAGTATCGCTCCCTACTGTTTTGCTTGTTGGCCGCACCAATGTAGGCAAATCAACATTGTTCAATCGTCTCATTGATGACAAAAAAAGTATTGTCTACGAACAAGAAGGTGTCACTCGCGACTATCTGCATGAAACTATGACATGGGACGGTAAAACATTTGACCTGATTGATACCGGAGGCTTTAGCCTTGCACGCGGTAAAGATGAAATCACTTCGCTGGTTGAACAACGTGTACGCCAACAGCTGACAATATGTAACGTCATTGTTTTTGTCTGCGATGGTAAAAACGGCATGATCGAACACGACCGCCTCATTGCGCGCGAACTACATAAACTCAAAAAACCAGTACTCCTGGTCATCAATAAAGCTGACAACCGCAACGCCTTTTCTGAAAATATTCATGAATTTCAAGCCCTTGGGTTTAAAACCATTATTCCCGTCTCAGCACTTCATGGTAGTGGTATTCGCGACTTGCTTGACACCGTTGTAGCCCAACTACCTGCACGTGCGCAAACGCAGTACCTTAGCGCAAAACCTGAATACAAAGTAGTAATTTTAGGTAAGCCTAATGTCGGCAAGTCATCACTAACCAACTTGCTCATGCGCCAAGACCGAGCCATTGTCTCAGACATTGCTGGCACCACGCGTGAGGCAATTTCTGAAATGATTTACCACGCACAAGACTTGTTTGAGCTAACCGACACGCCCGGTGTACGCAAGCAAAAAAAGGTTCGTGACGATGAACTTGAGGGAATGATGGTCAAAAGTGCACTGCGTGCGGTGCGTGATGCTGACGTAGTCATTTTAATGATCGACACAACGCAGGGTACCGTTAGCGATCAAGAACTTAAGCTTTTGTTTTATGCCTATGAGCAAAAAAAGATGGTCATGGTGCTGTTCAACAAAACAGATATCTTGGACGACTACAACAAAAGTACGCTGCTTTCAACGCTTGATGAGTACGAATTTATTTTCAGACGCATTCCACAATTGTGGATTTCATGCATGAGCAAAAAAAATGTCAGCCGTATCTATGGTGAGCTGGCAAAAATGCGTGAGCGCTGCACACAAAACTTTAATTCAATCCAAGTTGACGAACTTATTAAAGCAGCACTGGGCCGCCACCCCCTTATGCACAACAAAATGAAGTTACGCGTTCATAAAGTTAAAGCAATCCCTTCACACATTCCAACCTTTGACATGAAGGTTAACTTTCCAGAGTGGTTTGGCGAATCAGAAATTGCCTGCCTTGAAAATATTTTGCGTAAGAATTTTGACCTCAAGGGTTGTCCTATTTCTATCACTGTTCATACATAA
- the raiA gene encoding ribosome-associated translation inhibitor RaiA: MDIKITFQSMDHSGPLESHARQKLRKIADFFKDEESMQPFTVELWMKANKLHPHHRAELHVKTPQFNLNAHDEGTDMYVSVDNAIDKMVKLITKEKSKVRDKQRKADTDKKIFTKELEMTENIPNPDDLAKK; this comes from the coding sequence ATGGACATCAAAATAACGTTTCAAAGTATGGACCATTCGGGCCCGCTCGAGTCACATGCACGTCAAAAGCTAAGAAAAATTGCTGACTTTTTCAAAGATGAAGAAAGCATGCAACCATTCACCGTTGAGCTCTGGATGAAGGCAAACAAACTTCACCCGCACCATCGTGCTGAGCTACACGTTAAGACACCACAGTTTAACCTCAATGCGCATGATGAAGGCACTGACATGTACGTGTCAGTTGATAATGCTATTGATAAAATGGTAAAACTCATCACCAAGGAAAAGTCCAAAGTGCGTGATAAACAACGCAAAGCAGATACCGACAAAAAAATCTTCACCAAAGAATTGGAAATGACTGAAAACATTCCAAACCCCGACGATTTAGCAAAAAAATAA
- a CDS encoding ankyrin repeat domain-containing protein, with amino-acid sequence MKKSMIGVGLLACAFTWGSSVYAKEDGNKIRSVDSNNVNKNLFEALSNKKPSLVFKALQNGANPNIRDENGQTPLHIAIDKNDFTSAHWLCFFDAEIDTTPSGNCSSHLDYAFFKYSRAGIEKTQKTIHAQKASKEKEEQERLALYRFLSVVSAIRKKFGSLNQQLKRRNTLLHLAIMLDSENHLRQLLFAFDATPSFEINHNQANDANLTPLHLAIHIGNFSQVVMLCLRTQITDAHRKYAFEKMLDAKCRDQAQAQSIYKLLKVVGEMTAKYGPIPIRPRFKNGSIIHCNTLFHFAAHCNDEELTSALQDVYKNIPELKDIDLHTANCLGQKPQDIKNKNTNHKNHGGIDLDYVKENNPYLYDFLMVGLDS; translated from the coding sequence ATGAAAAAATCCATGATAGGCGTAGGCCTACTGGCTTGCGCCTTTACATGGGGGAGTAGTGTATATGCAAAAGAGGATGGTAACAAAATACGCTCTGTTGATTCCAATAATGTAAATAAAAACCTATTCGAAGCATTATCTAATAAAAAACCAAGCCTGGTATTCAAAGCACTGCAAAATGGTGCAAACCCCAATATACGTGATGAGAACGGTCAAACGCCACTGCACATCGCCATTGATAAAAACGATTTTACCAGTGCCCATTGGCTCTGCTTCTTTGATGCTGAAATTGATACAACGCCCTCTGGCAATTGCTCGTCACATCTTGATTATGCATTCTTCAAATATTCACGTGCAGGAATAGAAAAGACGCAAAAAACGATACACGCACAAAAGGCAAGCAAAGAAAAGGAAGAACAAGAGCGATTAGCTCTTTACCGTTTTTTGTCTGTTGTGAGTGCAATAAGAAAAAAATTTGGTTCACTCAATCAACAACTAAAACGTCGTAATACGCTGCTCCATTTAGCCATAATGCTTGATTCAGAAAACCATTTACGCCAACTACTCTTCGCCTTTGATGCAACCCCCAGCTTTGAGATCAATCACAATCAAGCAAATGATGCAAATTTGACCCCACTACACCTGGCGATACACATCGGCAACTTTTCTCAGGTAGTTATGCTCTGTTTACGTACCCAAATAACTGACGCTCACAGAAAATACGCCTTCGAAAAAATGTTAGATGCAAAATGTCGCGATCAAGCTCAAGCGCAATCAATATACAAATTGCTCAAAGTAGTGGGCGAAATGACAGCTAAATATGGGCCTATTCCAATTAGGCCACGCTTTAAAAACGGTAGTATCATACACTGCAACACGCTATTTCACTTTGCAGCACATTGTAATGATGAAGAATTAACTTCAGCATTACAAGATGTATACAAAAACATACCAGAACTAAAAGACATAGATTTACACACAGCCAACTGCTTAGGACAAAAACCTCAGGACATAAAAAATAAGAACACCAACCATAAAAACCATGGCGGTATTGACTTAGACTATGTTAAAGAAAACAATCCATATCTTTACGATTTTCTTATGGTAGGCCTAGATAGTTAA